Within Mytilus edulis chromosome 10, xbMytEdul2.2, whole genome shotgun sequence, the genomic segment AATAACATCAAAACATGAGCAAAGATTTCTGTTatcttaatttgatttatttcattgtgGTTTGAAGGTACACACTACATAgagtaatacatgtatttaaatatgaaaaaggaagatgtggtataatagccaatgagataactcttcaaGCATTTAACTGTAATTTTGATTCCTTATTGACCAGTTTCCTTTATTTTTCAGATGATGCTAAGTGTCCAGTAAAGAGCTTCATCAAGTACACAACCAAACTCAACACAAACTGTGAATATTTCTTTCAAAGGCCAAAAACCACCATAAATGATGACTCTGTTTGGTATGATGCAGCACCATTAGGACATAACACCCTAGGTGCTATGATGCCGGCAATATGTGAAAAGGCCGGTCTCGGGAAAAGATATACTAACCATTCACTTCGTGCAACAACTGTCCATGTTTTGGATGAGGCTGATTTTGCTGGAAGGCATATTATGTCAGTAACGGGTCACAAAagtgaaaattctttaaaaacatATACCGGGTTTACATCAGACCGTGCACTACATAATATGTCAAACGTAATTAGTGAAAGTCTTCGGACAGATGCTACATCTACAACTTCTACTGCTGCAGTTCCTGATCGTAATGTTGAAGATATGTTCCAAATTGAGAATGACAGTGACATTATTGACTTCATGCTTTTGTCTGATTCGCAAATGAATAATTTATGCCAAGACATTACTAGTACTAACTCTTCGCATGGACCGGTGGCTGCTTGTGAACAGCAACAagtaaatgttaacaaaacaGCAACATATTCAAGCTATCCATGTATAAACAATTTTGGAAATGGATACCCAAATTATCCTGTCATTACAAACAATTATGGGAATATCAATATCAACTACAATATCATTCCAAAGTAAACTGTCTATAGACATTTTTATTGTTACATTGTGTAAAAGAACCTGTGATTACTTCAAAAAACATCTTAATACCTGTTTTCAAGTCTGTTCTCtaatttttgcaaaattaaatttgtgttgGTATTAAAAGATTTCTTTTGATTATTATTCTTACAAAAAAAAGGATATTTCAGGGAGATAACTTAACAATAACTATGAATAAATCATACAAATATccaataaattgcaaaaaaaaaccaaacaaattaacatgcacatacatatacatgtatattgaggAATATCAAGGACAATACACTCTTTATTTTCTGtattattgaataaaacaatcattgtcttttgtttcggtaaatgtgtggttttattgacttttgaaaaaactgatattcacttcggccgttggcctcagtgaatatcagttttttcaaaagtcaataaaaccacacatttacctcaccaaaagacaataattgtataatatttataagttatattcttataaattggttcttttaaatgaaaattcacattaaatatctgcattcctgcatcaaattttgctagcTTGaaagaaaatctggacctttggttctctgttttttacaatccaagatggatgaagacacccataccaccttaaacgaCTTAACTAACTCGTTTAAACCACTTGACTAACTTGTTTACTTAAAAACTACTTATTGTAAATACACAAATTTTTATGTGATGTTTGATAATAATATAATGATTAAAATTGTTGCTattagataataaataaaattgagaatggaaatagggaatgagtcaaagcgacaacaacccgaccatagagcagacaaaagccgaaggccaccaatgggtcttcaatgtagcgagaaactctcgcacgcggaggcgtccttcagctggccccttaacaaatatgcatactagttcagtgataatggacgtcatactaaactctgaattatacaaaagaaactaaaattaaaaagcataccagactaacaaaggccaggggctcctgacttgagacaggcacaaaattgcggcagggtcaaacatgttttttgagatctcaaccctacccctatatctctagccaatgtagaaaacaaacgcacaacaatacgcacagtaaaactcagcttaagatgtccgagtccgatgtcagaatatgaaacaaaagaaaattaaaaaaaatgacaataatacataaatatttaaaGACTACTAGCAGTGACTGACATGCCAGccaactgattgaaagattgtcttcatcatatgaatatcaggcacaatcccttcTGTTTAGTGCTATACCATCATGAaacatatgagaagaacataacccatgtcatgccaacaactgcttTAAGAATAAATGTGTTCAAATCCGATGAAAAAaccatttttgtgctttgtaaagaatatta encodes:
- the LOC139492444 gene encoding uncharacterized protein, giving the protein MYEVKDDAKCPVKSFIKYTTKLNTNCEYFFQRPKTTINDDSVWYDAAPLGHNTLGAMMPAICEKAGLGKRYTNHSLRATTVHVLDEADFAGRHIMSVTGHKSENSLKTYTGFTSDRALHNMSNVISESLRTDATSTTSTAAVPDRNVEDMFQIENDSDIIDFMLLSDSQMNNLCQDITSTNSSHGPVAACEQQQVNVNKTATYSSYPCINNFGNGYPNYPVITNNYGNININYNIIPK